A region of Paractinoplanes abujensis DNA encodes the following proteins:
- a CDS encoding RNA polymerase subunit sigma-70, whose amino-acid sequence MTADTQLDFERHRRELHVHCYRMLGSFEDAEDTVQETFLRAWRGRETFAGRSTVRAWLYRIATNACLDRLARTRPGPATGGEVRWLQPYPDRLLDELPAGDADGPEALAVARETIELAYLVAVQHLAPRPRAVLILRDVLGWTAKDVAELLGDSVNSVNSALQRARAGMREHLPAQRQDWRGGEEDAVTRELVRRFTEASVATDVPALAAMLRDDVRFSMPPTPGVFVGREAVVRDWTESGFAEMAGLRGLPAAVNRQPAVAFYQWGKPLTLDVLRISGGAIGEIVTFPADRFAGLGLPERLVTA is encoded by the coding sequence ATGACGGCGGATACTCAGCTGGACTTCGAGCGACACCGGCGGGAGCTGCATGTGCACTGCTACCGCATGCTGGGCTCGTTCGAGGACGCCGAGGACACCGTGCAGGAGACGTTCCTGCGGGCCTGGCGCGGACGAGAGACGTTCGCCGGCAGGTCGACAGTCCGGGCCTGGCTGTACCGGATCGCCACCAACGCCTGCCTGGATCGGCTGGCCCGCACCCGGCCCGGACCGGCGACCGGCGGTGAGGTGCGGTGGTTGCAGCCCTACCCGGACCGGCTGCTCGACGAGCTGCCCGCGGGCGACGCGGACGGGCCGGAGGCGCTGGCGGTCGCGCGGGAGACGATCGAACTGGCGTATCTCGTGGCGGTTCAGCATCTCGCGCCGCGCCCGCGGGCTGTGCTGATCCTGCGGGACGTGCTCGGCTGGACCGCGAAGGACGTCGCCGAGCTGCTCGGCGACTCCGTCAACTCGGTGAACAGCGCGTTGCAGCGGGCCCGGGCCGGCATGCGGGAGCACTTGCCGGCCCAGCGGCAGGACTGGAGGGGCGGCGAGGAGGACGCGGTGACGCGGGAGCTGGTGCGGCGCTTCACCGAGGCCAGCGTGGCCACGGACGTTCCCGCGCTCGCGGCGATGCTGCGCGACGACGTCCGGTTCTCGATGCCGCCGACGCCGGGGGTGTTCGTCGGCCGGGAAGCCGTGGTCCGGGACTGGACGGAGAGCGGTTTCGCGGAGATGGCGGGGCTGCGGGGGCTTCCGGCCGCGGTGAACCGGCAGCCGGCCGTCGCCTTCTACCAGTGGGGCAAGCCGCTGACCCTGGACGTGCTGCGGATCAGCGGCGGGGCGATCGGTGAGATCGTCACCTTCCCGGCCGACCGGTTCGCGGGACTCGGGCTGCCGGAGCGGCTGGTGACGGCATGA
- the eno gene encoding phosphopyruvate hydratase — protein sequence MTAISRVTGRQILDSRGNPSVEVDVTLADGSLGRAAVPSGASTGAAEAVELRDGDPARFHGKGVSKAVAAVNGEIARAVIGLDAEDQARVDETMIALDGTKEKGRLGANALLGVSLATVKAAAAAHDQPLFRYVGGVGARLLPLPMMNIVNGGAHADNPLDFQEFMIAPVGAASFSEAVRMGSEVFHTLRRSLAAAGHSVNVGDEGGFAPGFATADQALEFVVRAIEDTGYRPGPDITICLDPASSEFFRDDLYSYGGEGVDRTVDEHIAYLLDLTRRYPISSIEDPMAENDITGWKKLTATAGAGLQLVGDDVFCTDADRLLDGIEGGYANAILVKVNQIGTLTETLRTVDTAHKAGYRVVMSHRSGETEDTTIADLAVGLGCGQIKTGSLSRSDRTAKYNQLLRIEEHLGDQARYAGHP from the coding sequence ATGACGGCCATCAGCCGAGTGACCGGGCGGCAGATCCTCGACAGCCGGGGCAACCCGAGCGTCGAGGTCGACGTGACACTGGCCGACGGTTCGCTCGGCCGGGCCGCCGTGCCGTCGGGGGCGTCCACCGGCGCCGCCGAGGCGGTCGAGCTGCGCGACGGTGACCCGGCCCGCTTCCACGGCAAAGGCGTGAGCAAGGCCGTGGCCGCGGTCAACGGCGAGATCGCACGGGCGGTGATCGGGCTCGACGCCGAGGACCAGGCCCGGGTGGACGAGACGATGATCGCGCTCGACGGCACCAAGGAGAAGGGCCGCCTCGGCGCCAACGCGCTGCTGGGGGTCTCGCTGGCCACGGTCAAGGCCGCCGCCGCGGCGCACGATCAACCCCTGTTCCGGTACGTCGGTGGGGTCGGCGCGCGGCTGCTGCCGCTGCCCATGATGAACATCGTCAACGGGGGCGCCCACGCCGACAACCCGCTCGACTTCCAGGAGTTCATGATCGCGCCGGTCGGGGCGGCGAGCTTCTCCGAGGCCGTACGGATGGGCTCGGAGGTCTTCCACACGCTGCGGCGCTCGCTGGCCGCCGCCGGGCACAGCGTCAACGTCGGCGACGAGGGCGGGTTCGCCCCGGGCTTCGCCACTGCCGACCAGGCCTTGGAATTCGTCGTGCGGGCCATCGAGGACACCGGCTACCGTCCCGGCCCGGACATCACGATCTGCCTCGACCCGGCCAGCTCCGAGTTCTTCCGGGACGACCTTTACTCGTACGGTGGGGAAGGGGTTGACCGAACCGTCGACGAGCACATCGCCTACCTGCTCGACCTGACCCGGCGCTACCCCATCTCGTCGATCGAGGACCCGATGGCCGAGAACGACATCACCGGCTGGAAGAAGCTCACCGCCACCGCCGGCGCCGGCCTGCAGCTGGTCGGCGACGACGTCTTCTGCACCGACGCCGACCGCCTGCTCGACGGCATCGAGGGCGGCTACGCCAACGCGATCCTTGTCAAGGTCAACCAGATCGGCACCCTGACCGAGACGCTGCGCACCGTCGACACCGCCCACAAGGCGGGCTACCGCGTCGTCATGTCGCACCGTTCCGGCGAAACCGAGGACACCACGATCGCCGACCTGGCCGTCGGGCTCGGCTGCGGCCAGATCAAGACGGGCTCACTGTCCCGCTCCGACCGCACCGCCAAGTACAACCAGCTCCTCCGCATCGAAGAACACCTGGGCGACCAGGCCCGCTACGCCGGCCACCCCTGA
- a CDS encoding acetyl-CoA acetyltransferase — translation MTPSPRTPVLVGVGEVSERLGEPGYRRRSPVDLAADAAREALHDAGVDASAVDTVAGVPQFEISLPWATPVLGASDNFPRSVAARIGAGPRRAVLEIGGGQAPQRLVNEFAATIAAGHADVVLLFGAEAISTVGFYASRDDRPDFTESPGGSLEARGSGLDGIVSMHHVAHGLSDTPSQYSLIDNARRARLAMSRAEYAAAIGGLFEPFTAVAAAHPHAAAPVFRDAAELMTPTGTNRPIADPYTRYVVAREKVNQGAAVVLMSAEAARRHGVREEQWIHLAGHADLDERTMVERPDYGNSPAAVRAAQHALETAGITGPELSTLDLYSCYAAPVFIVAEALGVGPDDPRGLTATGGLPFFGGPGNNYSMHAIAAVVRQLRAAPGTYGFVGANGGIMSKHSTGVYTTIPSPFKPSESARIQAELDAVPAPEEALTADGAGVVETYAVKHRRGGEREGIVLGRLDDGRRFVARADTILDLLTTGEPIGERVTVRSTPTGNVIA, via the coding sequence ATGACCCCCTCCCCCCGCACGCCGGTGCTGGTCGGGGTGGGTGAGGTCAGCGAGCGCCTCGGCGAGCCGGGGTATCGCCGGCGCTCACCGGTCGACCTGGCCGCCGACGCCGCCCGCGAGGCGCTGCACGACGCCGGCGTCGACGCGTCCGCCGTGGACACCGTGGCCGGGGTGCCGCAGTTCGAGATCTCCCTGCCCTGGGCCACTCCCGTGCTCGGCGCGTCGGACAACTTCCCGCGCTCGGTGGCCGCCCGGATCGGAGCCGGACCGCGGCGCGCCGTGCTCGAGATCGGCGGCGGTCAGGCCCCGCAACGACTTGTCAACGAGTTCGCGGCCACGATCGCCGCCGGCCACGCCGACGTGGTGCTGCTGTTCGGGGCCGAAGCCATTTCGACAGTCGGCTTCTACGCGTCGCGCGACGACCGGCCCGACTTCACCGAAAGCCCCGGCGGGTCGTTGGAGGCGCGCGGCTCGGGGCTGGACGGCATCGTGTCGATGCATCACGTCGCGCACGGCCTTTCCGACACGCCGTCGCAGTATTCGCTCATCGACAACGCGCGGCGGGCCCGGCTGGCAATGTCGCGGGCCGAATACGCGGCGGCCATCGGCGGGCTGTTCGAGCCGTTCACGGCGGTGGCGGCGGCCCATCCCCACGCGGCCGCGCCGGTCTTCCGCGACGCGGCCGAACTGATGACGCCGACCGGCACCAACCGGCCGATCGCCGACCCCTACACGCGTTATGTGGTGGCGCGGGAAAAGGTGAACCAGGGTGCCGCGGTCGTGCTGATGTCGGCCGAGGCCGCGCGGCGCCACGGCGTACGGGAAGAGCAGTGGATTCATCTCGCCGGGCACGCCGACCTGGACGAGCGCACGATGGTCGAGCGGCCCGACTACGGCAATTCGCCCGCCGCGGTCCGGGCCGCGCAGCACGCGCTGGAAACGGCCGGGATCACCGGGCCGGAACTGTCCACGCTCGACCTTTACAGCTGTTATGCCGCGCCGGTGTTCATCGTGGCCGAGGCGCTGGGCGTGGGCCCCGACGATCCGCGCGGGCTGACCGCCACCGGTGGGCTGCCGTTCTTCGGCGGACCGGGCAACAACTACTCGATGCACGCGATCGCCGCCGTGGTGCGCCAATTGCGCGCGGCGCCCGGCACGTACGGTTTCGTCGGGGCCAACGGCGGCATCATGAGCAAACACTCGACGGGCGTCTACACAACGATCCCGTCCCCGTTCAAGCCGTCGGAAAGCGCGCGGATCCAGGCCGAGCTGGACGCCGTTCCCGCGCCGGAGGAAGCGCTCACCGCCGACGGCGCGGGCGTGGTGGAGACGTACGCGGTCAAACATCGGCGCGGCGGCGAACGGGAGGGAATCGTGCTCGGCCGCCTCGACGACGGCCGCCGTTTCGTGGCTCGCGCCGACACCATCCTCGACCTGCTCACCACGGGAGAACCGATCGGCGAACGGGTCACCGTGCGCTCCACGCCGACCGGAAACGTCATAGCCTGA
- a CDS encoding NAD(P)H-dependent flavin oxidoreductase, protein MRTALTELLGVEHPIVGFNRSPAVVAAVTNAGGFGVLAASVYGAEELDAQLTWIEEQVGGKPYGVDLLVPEKFVPGDPADLVSSMRAQIPEEHLAFVRGLLEKYDIPPAPTVDHQHVAASLTTPGAVALLDVAFKHRISLIASALGAPPPELVARAKAQGIVTAALVGQGRHAERQIAAGVDVLVAQGTEAGGHTGTIATMVLTPEIVDIAGDRPVLAAGGIADGRQMAAALALGAAGVWCGSVWLSSSEDVAVAAIKNKFLTASSADTVRSPTRTGKPARQLRTAWHDEWDAAGSPEPLPLPLQPMLVDDAWQRIDAAAEAGHEGALELESFFVGQVVGSFRDIRPAGEITRRMAAECEQRIRSLAGRLS, encoded by the coding sequence ATGCGTACGGCTCTGACCGAACTGCTCGGCGTCGAGCACCCCATCGTCGGCTTCAACCGATCGCCGGCGGTCGTCGCCGCGGTGACCAACGCGGGCGGGTTCGGCGTGCTGGCCGCCTCCGTCTACGGCGCCGAGGAGCTCGACGCCCAGCTGACCTGGATCGAGGAGCAGGTCGGCGGCAAGCCGTACGGCGTGGATCTGCTCGTTCCCGAGAAGTTCGTGCCCGGCGACCCGGCCGACCTGGTGTCCAGCATGCGGGCCCAGATTCCCGAGGAGCACCTGGCGTTCGTGCGCGGGCTGCTCGAGAAGTACGACATCCCGCCTGCCCCGACCGTCGACCACCAGCACGTCGCCGCGTCGCTGACCACGCCGGGCGCGGTCGCGCTGCTCGACGTCGCGTTCAAGCACCGCATCTCGCTGATCGCCAGCGCGCTCGGCGCCCCGCCGCCCGAGCTGGTGGCGCGGGCCAAGGCCCAGGGCATCGTCACGGCCGCGCTGGTCGGGCAGGGCCGGCACGCGGAACGGCAGATCGCGGCCGGCGTCGACGTGCTGGTCGCGCAGGGCACCGAGGCCGGCGGGCACACCGGCACGATCGCCACGATGGTGCTCACGCCCGAGATCGTCGACATCGCCGGGGACCGTCCGGTGCTGGCGGCCGGGGGCATCGCGGACGGCCGGCAGATGGCGGCCGCCCTCGCGCTGGGTGCGGCCGGGGTGTGGTGCGGTTCGGTCTGGCTGTCCAGCTCCGAGGACGTCGCGGTCGCCGCCATCAAGAACAAGTTCCTCACCGCGAGCAGTGCCGACACGGTGCGCTCCCCGACCCGTACGGGGAAACCGGCCCGGCAGTTGCGGACCGCCTGGCACGACGAGTGGGACGCGGCGGGCAGCCCGGAACCGTTGCCGTTGCCCCTGCAGCCGATGCTCGTCGACGACGCCTGGCAGCGGATCGACGCCGCCGCCGAGGCCGGGCACGAGGGCGCGCTCGAGCTGGAGTCGTTCTTCGTCGGGCAGGTCGTCGGGTCGTTCCGCGACATCCGGCCCGCGGGCGAGATCACCCGGCGGATGGCGGCCGAGTGCGAGCAGCGCATCCGTTCGCTGGCCGGACGTCTTTCATGA
- a CDS encoding DUF305 domain-containing protein: MRISTLVAALVIVAGAVTVAVAARMGSGDSAAAPRPSVSAPPAQRVVLPGGPGDEAVVSDTDKVKAPDGSTFNGIDTAFVQMMIVHHEQAVTMAKLAPGRAGNDKLTALADRIAAAQPFEITFLRSWLKERGLPENDPSHNHATMPGMQTDADMAALTAATGAAFDTRFAAMMTAHHEGALQMAGDVIKGGSDEKLREVANEMAVEQGSEIRRLRQVTAG, encoded by the coding sequence GTGAGGATATCGACGCTCGTGGCGGCCCTGGTGATCGTGGCGGGAGCGGTGACCGTGGCGGTCGCGGCCCGCATGGGGTCCGGCGACTCCGCGGCGGCGCCCCGGCCCAGCGTGAGCGCGCCCCCGGCGCAGCGTGTGGTGCTTCCGGGCGGCCCCGGCGACGAGGCCGTCGTCAGCGACACCGACAAGGTCAAGGCGCCCGACGGGTCCACCTTCAACGGCATCGACACCGCCTTCGTGCAGATGATGATCGTGCACCACGAGCAGGCCGTCACGATGGCGAAGCTGGCCCCCGGACGCGCCGGTAACGACAAACTGACCGCGCTGGCCGACCGGATCGCCGCCGCCCAGCCCTTCGAGATCACCTTTCTGCGGTCGTGGCTCAAGGAGCGCGGGCTGCCCGAGAACGACCCGAGCCACAACCACGCCACGATGCCGGGCATGCAGACCGACGCCGACATGGCCGCGCTGACCGCCGCCACCGGGGCCGCGTTCGACACCCGGTTCGCCGCGATGATGACCGCCCACCACGAGGGCGCCCTGCAGATGGCGGGCGACGTGATCAAGGGCGGCAGCGACGAGAAGCTGCGCGAGGTGGCCAACGAGATGGCCGTCGAACAGGGCAGCGAGATCCGGCGCCTGCGGCAAGTGACTGCCGGGTAA